The Haliotis asinina isolate JCU_RB_2024 chromosome 3, JCU_Hal_asi_v2, whole genome shotgun sequence genome segment TGATAGATTTTCAACATGTATATAAAGCTTGACCACGATGGAGATTCGTCAGTTTTTCTTTTCTGACCCTAATGGTCCTTTGGCCCATAAAACTGATCGGAATCCGTTTTGATTTTATTACGAGAACTGTTCATTAAAAACACCAAGcactgattttcaaacaaaatcatgtctGTACAAGTATGGCACTGGAATGTTTCGAGTTgaatttattggtgaatgtctcaCATGGTTCATGGTTAATAACGAGTGTAACTTCCATGTGACTGTATGATAACCAATGCTCCCCACTTCATACCTCGGTCAGCCAATTCATTCTTTGACGTGACAGTCTGTGCCATTCCTCGTTCAAAGCACCGTCCAACTGGGCCAGGTTCTGCACACAGGAGTATCCATTTGTTGCACATGACGACTAATCGTTTCCTAGATATGCTCTAAAGCGTTAGGATCGGGGTTCATTCGGCCGTGAGATATGTCAGGGGTGCTTAACTAAATTCTTTGTGTGTATTTAATAGGAGTGTACACTTTGACTTTACAGCTCTAATGCTTCTCCACATCCTCGAATAAATCAATTTCTGCACAtgtaataaacataaacaacactgtatatatatttataacatcatatatctttttgtttttcaaatgcaTTGCAGTTGAATGATAGGAATATGGTTGTTTAGTGAaattatgtatgtaagtattatGCTCAAAGTGTATCATAGGCATACGGATATACAGTACATGATATTCATTTTTCTAATAATGATGACCTTTGTTTTACAAAAGGGACATAGTAATTCCTTATACCGCCCACATTCAACAGTGAGATTAAAATTACTACATCTAAACCTTCATAAAGCTATTCTTTAATACACAGGAATGTAACAACACATGTCTCTTTCAACATTTGACCAAGTTTCAATTTCATGATTGTACTACAGACAGAATCTTATAATAGATAAACAGATGTTTTTAAGGAATTTTGGTACACAGTTACTATTTACAACACAAATGAATGTATCAGTTCCAAGGAAAAGTGGGCCTTTAGTGCCCAAAAATGTTACTGAGAAACTTTATAATGGTAAAAATGCTTTAACACACAGCTGGAGAGACATAAatagaacaaaatatatttgtgtagtAAAGTATACCATAAACAAATACAATTAAATATTATGACAAAGAGCAAGAATAAAGTAAAGATGTggcatatatgtattcacatgcttttgaaaacatttccattTGAATAAGAATCATCTTGTTCAATCAGTGGCCGATAGGGATATGTTTTTTATTCCAAGACATTAAAGATGCTCAAGAGTAACCAGTATCAAATACTGTCCCTCACGCCGTTTGTAAGTCTGCTATAAGGAAACATGTAAATCAATCCTGGCACTTAAATTCGGATAAACAAATGACAAACATTCTGCATAACATACAGAGCCAGTGATCAAAAATACTACTCTCAGTGCCCCGTGTCGTAGAGATTACGTTGTATTAAGTCGGTCCCAAATAGGGCATTCCCACCGGACCCATGCTTTCTTACTGAAAGTGGATGGTGTTCCATTGTGGATTCTATGCAAGTAACCATCAAACACAATTTTTCGACTGCGTGGATACAGTTTTAATACATCagaaataatgtcatgtttCTGCAATGCAAGCCTTATTACTCAAGTCCATAACATTCAGACTTAATCACTGTAAAAAGAAATTCATTATAATCGAAAGATGTAGATATCAGTTGACGTTTGTGACTTTCCTCCTTTTTTCTGGAAATATGGTTATTTTTACCAAACTCACTTATGCATTTGTATTCTCTATATGCTCATGTTAGACCCTTTGATAACATATTCTTGTTAagaatagctgtaatattgcgaaTGTGATGTAAAGCAATAATTATttctttattcattcattctaaacaaaatatatatatggtggaaacacacatcaatatattttatacatacaGCAATGGAAATAGTTTAGAGTGACTGTAGAAGGGTTTCGTATTGCATATATTCAAAATTTTGAATACTCAACACTTTCCACTTCAGTTGAAACACTAAGCTGAATTGTAGAGAGTGTATTTTCGGTTCACTGAATATATTGGACTTCCATTTAGTATCTTTAAGTGACTGTTTCATGAACGTTTCATTAAATGAAAAAGGATTTCCATCGTCAGATTCTACATATCTGCCTGAAGCCATAACTAAATTAATTAAATGTTTCCAATCAGTCTCATCAGTGATGCAATCATTCTGATAGACACCTGTCGATGACGTTATGGCGAACTGTGTATGATGTATAAAAATCATGGCCCAATCTACCGACATCACTGAACTCTCGTTGAGTTTCACAGCCCTGGTTTCGTCTTCCCACCATCATGAACAACCTTTTCTTCCTGTTCACCGTTATCGCTGCCTCCAGTGCCAGAGACTGTGGACACACAACAGAAGTCCCCACGGCTTCCCCAACTACCGTACAAACACCGACAACATGGCCGGATGGATCCTTTGCTCTTCCCAAACCCATTGCTGGCTGTCCTGGTACAGAGTGGAAGGAAGGGTCTTTCTATCAAGACACTGAAGATTATTACAACGGGAATACATGGAACACCACTAACATGAGTGGCAGGAAGAAGAAAGACGGTTATTTGAATACTTACTGTGTCATGGATGACGCCACGACCGGGTCTGGGATGTGGCCTGCCGGTGCCTACTGCATCTTGAGGAAGAACGGAGTCTGTCCTGGAGGTTTTCAGGAGGGATCCATCCTTTGGGATGATGAAAACAACTACAATATGAACCATGTCACAGAGCAGAGCACCCTTCCCGACGGTGACTTCAACAAGGACACTAAACTGTTTTATTGTTGTCGTGAGGACGCTGTTCCATCTCAAGAGATAGCATTGCCAATAACTGCACCCTTCTACCTCCTGATGAAGAAAGACGCGTGTCAGAAAGTCGCTGGAATGTCAGTGACCATGGAGACACAGCTTTGGGACGATGAAGACACCAACAACCAGAATGCCAGAGAGGGTTCAACTCC includes the following:
- the LOC137276718 gene encoding uncharacterized protein produces the protein MNNLFFLFTVIAASSARDCGHTTEVPTASPTTVQTPTTWPDGSFALPKPIAGCPGTEWKEGSFYQDTEDYYNGNTWNTTNMSGRKKKDGYLNTYCVMDDATTGSGMWPAGAYCILRKNGVCPGGFQEGSILWDDENNYNMNHVTEQSTLPDGDFNKDTKLFYCCREDAVPSQEIALPITAPFYLLMKKDACQKVAGMSVTMETQLWDDEDTNNQNAREGSTPFQSRGRANVAINYCYYS